A genome region from Heteronotia binoei isolate CCM8104 ecotype False Entrance Well chromosome 19, APGP_CSIRO_Hbin_v1, whole genome shotgun sequence includes the following:
- the TRIM69 gene encoding E3 ubiquitin-protein ligase TRIM69, which yields MWCTGKSKRAGSKSTDSITEDDITPSSSTSRDPSSSSVTSGTEEEPSPVFQSSSETKWEVDTEDYTKELTCMLCLEFFREPMILPCSHNFCKSCIENIWLKRGAFTCPECRTKHLEKKYIENPVLQKMVEKKLKSYHVGSTQQKCLEHNEPVTLYWKTQKKLACFSCREDQKPQDQSTQFLLIPDAVQIYTGKLITKRIQLRSILVELELLKNTQEEKISNHKENKLQLQYHVSLEFLKLHQFLHSKEKKLIQQLKEEDEVLVHEMEANLNLLQDRSQNAKNTLGHIQTRLYQQNSADFLKEIEVFVDWVEKKTEHFSLSQLVLRFLDPGEYKGPMQYMVWKEMKSILNPDISVLALDPATAHPNLVLSEGLTCVRHDDSKQSLPDTPERFDCSVSILGSKGFASGKHYWEVKVEKKTKWTLGVVKESINRKGNYSLSPKAGHWLIKLRYKDKLKAVDVPPHCLTLSGTLSRIGVYLDYEGGQVSFYDAENLTHIYTFMDTFAEKLYPYFCPCLNDSGENKAPLRIVTFSM from the exons ATGTGGTGTACTGGAAAGAGCAAGAGGGCTGGTTCGAAATCCACGGATTCAATAACTGAG GATGATATAACTCCATCCTCTTCTACCAGCAGAGATCCTTCTAGTTCCTCAGTAACTTCTGGCACCGAAGAAGAACCAAGCCCAGTCTTCCAAAGCTCATCTGAGACAAAATGGGAGGTAGATACGGAAGATTACACTAAGGAGCTCACCTGCATGCTGTGCCTGGAATTCTTCCGAGAGCCCATGATCCTGCCGTGCAGCCACAACTTCTGCAAATCGTGCATCGAGAACATATGGCTTAAAAGGGGGGCCTTCACCTGCCCAGAATGCCGAACGAAGCATTTGGAGAAAAAGTACATCGAGAACCCCGTGCTGCAGAAGATGGTGGAGAAGAAGCTCAAGAGCTATCATGTGGGGAGCACCCAGCAGAAGTGCTTGGAGCACAACGAACCAGTGACGCTTTACTGGAAGACACAGAAGAAACTTGCCTGCTTCAGCTGCAGAGAAGATCAGAAGCCCCAAGACCAAAGCACCCAGTTCCTCCTCATCCCAGACGCTGTGCAGATCTATACG GGAAAACTGATCACCAAGAGAATTCAGCTGCGGTCCATCTTAGTGGAGCTAGAGTTGTTGAAGAACACTCAGGAAGAGAAGATTTCTAACCATAAA GAGAACAAGTTGCAGCTTCAGTACCACGTCTCCTTGGAATTCCTAAAACTGCACCAGTTTCTTCACAGCAAGGAGAAAAAGCTCATCCAGCAGTTAAAGGAAGAGGATGAAGTCCTTGTCCATGAAATGGAGGCAAATTTAAACCTACTCCAGGACCGATCTCAGAATGCTAAGAATACCCTGGGGCACATTCAGACCCGGTTGTACCAGCAGAATTCTGCTGACTTCCTAAAA GAAATAGAAGTCTTTGTGGATTG GgtggagaagaaaacagaacacttCTCTCTGAGCCAGCTGGTCTTGAGATTTCTGGACCCAGGGGAGTATAAAGGGCCAATGCAATACATGGTGTGGAAGGAAATGAAGTCCATCCTTAACCCAG ATATTTCTGTCTTGGCTCTCGACCCTGCGACGGCACACCCAAACCTGGTTCTTTCTGAAGGCCTGACTTGCGTAAGACACGACGATTCAAAGCAATCGCTGCCAGACACCCCCGAGAGATTTGACTGCAGCGTTTCCATCCTGGGATCAAAAGGGTTTGCTTCTGGGAAGCACTACTGGGAGGTGAAGGTGGAGAAGAAGACCAAGTGGACTCTGGGAGTCGTCAAAGAGAGCATTAACCGTAAAGGCAACTATTCCTTGTCACCTAAAGCCGGCCACTGGCTTATCAAGCTAAGGTACAAGGACAAGTTAAAGGCTGTGGATGTGCCTCCCCACTGCCTCACCCTGTCTGGCACACTTTCTCGAATTGGGGTGTACCTGGATTATGAGGGAGGTCAGGTGTCCTTTTACGATGCAGAAAATCTGACTCACATCTACACTTTCATGGACACTTTTGCGGAGAAGCTTTACCCTTACTTCTGTCCGTGTCTGAACGACTCTGGGGAAAACAAAGCTCCGCTGAGAATTGTGACTTTTAGCATGTAA